The Rhipicephalus sanguineus isolate Rsan-2018 chromosome 4, BIME_Rsan_1.4, whole genome shotgun sequence DNA window tgggaaaattgaagttcttcatgcgaggaacccatccgagctttgagatttcgaaaaagcgtcctctagtaattgttgtggcgtaatgaaattcaacgaaatgcaacggctttcaacagcgaaagccatcgaattcggttgaatttcattacttcataattattactagaggctgctttttcgaaatctcaatgttgggatgggtttctggcacgaagaacttcaattccccaatttgacacagtcacctaactccactaattaaactgttaatttaactttcttaattagtctcaagtcatgtctctaaccatcttaagatgcctagcgctacagaaaaagtcattcacttattttggacgtctcagaagaatatggcagttgcattcttccatgtttctgtttaggttttgccattgaatttggttgaatttcattacttcataattattactagacgccactttttcgaaatctcaaagttgggttgggtttctggcatgaagaacttcaattctcccatttgaaacAACCACCtacctccactaattaaaaagttaatttaacttttttaattacagtcccaaataatttctttaaccatcttaaaagtcctgccactacagaaaaaccaattctaaggcagcaatcaaatatcgcatttacctgatttttttagaaggttggacacatttcttgaaacaccctgtataatatgAAGACTGCAATGTTTAAGTACTACGATGCCGCTAAATAACGGCCAACTACGTACAGTACTTTGAATCCCTCCATTGCACAGTGCCAAGGCTTCTCTGTAGGTGGGCAACATACGTTTTCTTGGGACTATGTCACGATTTGAAATTGTTGGTCCCACTCAAATTGTGAACAGCGTCATTGATCCTGTCACTATAATTCAGTTTTTTTTACACATTTCAGGGTGGTTCTCAgatacataaaaaaaataaatttcattgCATTTTGGTACAAAAGCTCAATCTGAAAGGAAAATCTGTCGTCCACTTGAAAGTTCATCCTCTCCCAGCAGCCACAGCACCACTGAAGCTAACCCTGAGGCTAGCAGGTCACAGAGCAAGGCCAGATTACTGTACAATACTTGAATTAAGATTGGCTTCTATCTTAAATTGAGCGTTAATACAGGGAATGCCAGAAAACAAAGTACCATGAAATGCCATTGAATATaagccaaacacacacacatacacccacaAAAAAAACGTCTCATTGCAATAAGAACATGCATTTTTACCACAGTTTGTTTGCATTTAGGGATCCGAATTTTTTCCAAGTGGCAATTACCATGTTTGCAATTCTGCTTTTATGTACTTTAGGATCGTCATTGTTGCGGACAGTCCCATTTCCAATTGCATCTTGATCGATCAAATTTTTTCCAGCTCAGTAGTTAAAGTTTTGTAAACCTTACGACACATGGCAGCCGTGAGGCGAATCTAAGAGGCAAGCAGTTTCAACCAAACTGCACACTCGAATCTAGGCCTACCCTGGACATTCatacgaaatttttaaaaaagaaaaaagtattgCCCTACATTCAGATAATAGGCGTGATAATGAACTTGAGTGGATGTGAACTTCTGCATCCATTAATGTTCCTCCACCTCGTGGGTTCTTTCTACAAAACTGCTTTGCCAAAAGCTTGAGGTGTTTAAATGTCTAAACAAGAACCTATGAACCGTACCAGACAATAATGATCCCAGCTTGTGCAGTTGTTATGAAGTGGTGTAGCCTCCACCATCCTTTTATTCTGCAATcagaatacaaaaaaagaaagtcagaCAAGCGAAGAAAGAATAAATGCTAAAAAGTTGAACTCTCATTTCCTTCTCAAGAACCTTCTGATCAAGCTAAGTATGTTTCAAGTTGTGCTGTTTGTAAGCAAGAGCGCGTGTGGACACTTACGAATCCATTAAACTTACTTTGAACCGTTGACTGCCAGAATGCTTTCTCGTATTGTGAGTGTACAGTAGTACCAGACCAGAAGGAAGTGCAGGATGGCATCACAAGCCCTGAAAGCATTGAGAATCGTCGGGTCATCTTTAATTATTGCACTGATCAACAACCCATCATCCATTTATGGGGGTACGCAAAATCCAtccttgaaaaagaaaaaaaaaagcttttttggaggcacaccatccagtgacagcggccccttcagatttttggtatgcttcaccgcatagcgcTTTTGCATTGCGGCGAAGCTGAGTTAGGTTTCCCCTTATCCACGAGATGGCTGTAAGGCTTTCATTGtggttttctacgacatatgcacgcgaccacgctttttctaggcttgcatatttgaaaagcAAGCATGGCTAGAAACAGgtggaatgtggctgcagactgcACAACTtactgacaagctgttgagatcgaattgtcGTGGCACTCCAGTTCGATCATTCTTTGctagggagaaataaaaggcacctatttgaCGCTGCATGTTCTGTTAATTTccggctcccccccccctcccccctttctctcACCGCTAGGGGTCCCTAACCACCTGCACTTGTCCACAAAGGGCCCTCGacacatccatggctgagaactaCTGCTCTAGATTCACCTCCACTGAATGCGGCCActgtggctgggattcgatcccgcgaccttaggacagcagtcaagcaccgtaaccactgcgcgGGCACATCTCGCCATCCCGCAGCAGCTGCaataactatgcagctcatgatgctcaaatcagccaatggccgtggactctGGGTTTATGGTGTGGTCATTTggatttatggcatcatttgtcgagagaagaaggGGTGATTACTAGCTGGCTGTGAGAATACATTGTAAATTCCAGGacacatgctgcgctataatgcttggctcaCGTTCTCAGAAACCTCTACTACCGATCGAGGgcgtttcctgaccatgctgaacaagtgttgcagggcccctttaaaaaatcTCATTTAAAACATAGTTCTGTTCATTGCACAAAGAACAATGCAAGGcacacacgtgcacgcacacaTGTACTTTATTCCACAAATGTGTGTCTTGTATTGTCGATTGTGTGAAAGTAGAGCACAGAGAACTGAATGGTGCCATACCACCGTGCCCGAACTGAAGCCTCATTTAAACATCAAACTTGGGAATTCtgagtgccaaaaccacaatacgattatgaggcacgctgcagtGGGGGACTCCAGAACAATTCTGACCATCTCAACTTCATTACAATGCACCTAAATGAAAGTACACaagtttttttgcatttaaacCCCGTTAGAATGTGGTCGTCATGGACAGGAATGAATGTGGTGTCCTCTAACGCTGTACCATGGCAGCACCGCTAGTTTTAGGCTACCACGGCAGGTAGTAGGCTACTTGGTAATGATGACTCGCTGATGTGTGAGTGACGCAACTTTCACAGAACTTTGTGGCTTAAATTTCTCAGTCAGCACATGTCCTTGTTCAAGCAATCAAGTAAACAACAAGAATGAGAGTGTTACCAACCTGTAGTTCATTAATATGCACAGGATCGACACAACCAGAATGAGCATGGTGACCTTCAGCTTGAACCTCTCGTATTCGTCCTTGTACCGATACCTAAAGCAAAAGCAAACAAACAGCAATCATCACATGAAAGAAGAATTTGTGAACGAGTACAGCCCACTATGCCATTCCCTGTATGAACTAGCTTACTTTTCTGCATCCCTGAGGAAAAGGTTGACGCTTCCAAGCACAATCTGCAAGTAAATACTGCAAAAAGAGGAAAAGAATGGTAAGAGCAATCACAGAAAGGACTAAGAAAGGACTCCAACGGATAAATTTTTAGTCTCTTCCTTCTTTTCACCAACTGTCCAGCAAGCCTTTGTTTAGAGCAGTACTGCTCCTGCTGGCGATAGAAAACACACCTCGTTATTCGCTGCCGCCATTTCGTGTTTCAATTTGACAAGCGCACAAAGCCTGTTGCGATATCACTTGAATGCCTAGAAAATGTAGCTGAATAGTACTCATAATGTGGGCTTGCTAATGCTCTTGCAACAGCGTCATTGTGAAGCTGTTTGAATCAACAGCTTCGAGTGCTGTCAACGTAATGAGGACAGTGGAGAACTAGTAAGCAAATTCCTCAAAATAATTTGGCATGATTGTTCTGTGTGCTCTAGCAATATTATTACTACCGTAAGCTTCAGCCACTAAAGTACAAAAGGCACGAAAGTACCTAAATGACATGGATATATAAAGTAAGCATTGGCCCAGCTAGCTTTATGTATACCACAGGAAATGTGGTCAACTTCAGCAGCACCTTAGTTCCCCGTACAAAGTATAGTTAGAGTTAGCTTCAGCAAACTACTCCAAAGATGTTTAAATATCGGGGCAGATTAGCCAGTACTCTTATACTACCCAAATACTATCCCAGAAAACATTTTTCTCAAACGAAACAAAGCGCAATGTATCAAAAGCTGACGAGCACATAAAGCAGCGTACGGTCTTTGCCCCAAACATAATTGACGTTGTGGTAAACTAGGCACGCACAGCAGGATGCAATCAGCCTCGATTGCAACAAACCCAtttaattaaaggggccctgcaacgctttttcagcatggtcagaaatcGCTACCGATCAGTAgatgaggctcctgagaacacgcgagcctaacattatagcacagcatgcGGTTTGGAATTTGCAATGAATTtctaaagtcagctagaaatcgttccctcttctttctacaaatgacaccatatacccaaatgcatggccattggccgatttgagcacCATGGGCTGCATAGTTTCCGAGGTCGCTACGGGAGGCCACCACATGGCcatgctcgcgatcacactgtaggtaagccgcgcgttcgaagaaaaaaagagtgtgcaAGGTCATGACGTGAGCGtgacgcaacttctttcccccgtgccatccctccctgcttagcttccagcgcgctcgtcgggacgagagaaagcaattacagcatgcgacaaatctctaactctgcTTTTACTTAACGGATTCTAAATATTTCTGCGGCGGTGGATtcacgaggcaataaactcctttaatgaagccatacgatggttacttggaaaagtgttgcagggccccttaagcaGTGGAGAGGAGAAATATTCCATACCCTGCCCACTTACCACATAAATAGATGCTGGTTAAATAATCACCTTTAGCAAGAAGGTCATAACAGCGACATAAAATGGCATGTTCAGGTGAAATGCATGAAAACAACATTAAGGTTAAGGCAACACAAGATGAAGGCACAAGGTCTTGTGCTCCGTTAACGTCGGACCCTTTCTTGCACCGTATGCTACAGTATGCCTTCATACCAAGTCCCGGATGAAATGACGCAGTAATACCTCATTCCAAATCGGATTCCATGCGACCTCCGTATTTTCTAATACTTACATTTTTGACAAAACTGTGAACATATCCACTGTTTTGAGCACTCTCAATCAGCTAAAAAAGAACTTCTTTCAACGTGCAAAATGGCATCTTGTTTCCTTTGTTTAGAAAAAGACGTGCACAGCCTCATCGCAAAGTATGCAAGGTGTGAGCAAGTCAAATCACTACCTACCTCTCGAAGTCATTCTGACTGAAAGATACGAAGAGACAATGCGCAACATTTATACGAGATCTCTTTGAGACTAGTGCGAGGGTGCAAAATTACCCGTTGGAACGTGGTAGGTCCTGCCCCATGTCGTCCAGGTGCATCCGCTTGGCGTCCAGCTTTTGCAGCAGCTCTGCTTTCTGAGCTTTCTCATTGTCACTGGCTGGCTGGATCTTGTTCAACGACTCGAGGATCTGCGACGACCGGTACCGGTGATGCCGAAGGGCTTTGAGGCACTCGTCCTGGGACCGCTGCAGCTCTCCAGTCAGTACCGTGTACTGACGGTACGACTTCTGCaaagaatgaaggaagggaattttgagggctcgtttctttgtttgacttgaccttaatgagaaccagcagataatgaagccaaggaaagtataggggacgttaattacactgttttaagtgtattgtagtaattctgatatagatgtgaagaaagtaaagtggacgaaaagacaacttgctgcaagcaggaaccgaacctgcaaccttcggattacgcccccccgatgctcttaccaattcaGCTATGGCAGCAGTTGTCCCCTCATCCAcctatcgggtatttatgtgcatgcaaacctggaagtgttagtcagcgccgctcgggCATCGGGCAGAGcttcgggcgcgtaatccgatgGTTGCAGGGTCTGTCTCTGGTGactgcaagttgtctttttgtccactttactttcttcacatctatatcacaattactacaatacaattaaaacagtgcaattaacgtcccctatatatTCCTCGGCTTCACTATCTGCTTGTTTTCATTAAGACTTCTGCAAAGGTTACGAAATATGTAAACACGGATGCCATGGGTAACCATGATAAAAagaggcagaagatgaagaatGAGCTTCTAGGCTTACTGCAAGTTCACTGCATTGCAGGCATTAAACTAGTACAAAATGAAAGTGAAATCACTGGGACTACAAGCCTGTGGCTAAGGGGAATCTCTTCTTCGCCTTGCAGTGGTCTTTTGTCCAAAGCGGCACAATCTGCCACGTGACATTACAATGAAGGTTTAGATGAACACCAAAGAGAAACTAAATATGTTCAGCCTCATGAAGTTCTCTTTCAAAACTGCCTTTTCTAATTTAGAAGCAAGAAGTTGCTTATATTACAAAAAAAGGCATCACGgtggaagtttatttttttttaatttcgcttCAGTATCCCTAGGCCAAATGTAATGTTTTCCTTTCTTGAGGTTTCTTTTCATGTAGGGCTGTCTGTTGCTGTTTAGTGAATATTATTTGAAATTTGCCGATATCTCTCTGTGgacttcaagaagacaagtctgcttgtctaAATGTCAGCTCCAGCACGCCCCCGTTTACaaatttttcatcacaagcttctATCTCCCTGACTCCAGCCTTCTTATGGCTGGTTTAAGAGGTTTGACACCCCAAAGTGACTCAACAAATCATAATATCAAGAGCGCCTTTTTTGTAGTACTGAAAGCGGGAAACCTACTAACAACGCTCAAAAAAAATTTCTTTCCTTGCTGTCCCTTTAACACACCTGGTTGCCCTTGAGGAACAAGCCCCACAGTTACTAGGCCCCATGAAGACAAATGCGATCGACACGCATACTACGCCAGCATAAAAGTTCTTCAAAGCAGCTGTTGCTTTCTTTCCCACAGTGTACGGGCCCATGATCTTTTATCCTTTGTGCTCGAGTAGGTGGGCATAGAATACAATGAAATAAACAGCTGCCTGATCTGAGAGCAGGGTTCAAGTGGGGTTGCAGGTGCCATACGATGGGGGACACTGTAGTACATCAATAGACATTCTTTTAGTTCTCCAAATGTTCTGCTTTAATAAGTACTACAAAGTTGCCAGACTGCTTCAGCTGCATCAAATTGTGCTTCGAAATGAAATGGCAAATTCCGTGACAATTGCCTTAAATGATGTGATATTGCATGCAAGGAAGGACAGCTGGTTTTGAAATTACGCAATCACTTTagaagtttttcttttctttttttctttcatgcgaTGGACATGTCAAACAGTATCACGTGTAATTACAGTATCCAATAGCAGGTTCAAAAGTTGGCATTTACCGACCTATCAAATAAGGCAACATATACTCAGCACCACGCAAAAAAGGTGCATGACTTACTTTAGGAGATAGGCTTAAAATGCACGCAGCACTAGTCACTGCACCAGAATCTGCCCAGACATTCTTCGGAAGTGCATAGATATAGAAGCAACAGTAAAAACAAGATGACAGGAATAAAATTGTGAAGCTATTGTGCACCTGGTCATACTCAGTGCAGAGGCATCTCGGAGAGATGTGAAATAGGAGATACGATGAAAGgtcaccctttccttctctttttttttctcccagcctctCTGAGCTCTTCTAAGCTTTCCCAAAAATGAGTAATACCTCAGAATGCATCGAGCAACGCAGTTCAACTGCTCCAATACAAGAATAATAGGTGCTCGTGTAATTAACTTCAATGAATATGACAGGGCAGCTAAACGTCAAGGTCAACTGCCAACAAATGGCAACAACGTCAACATCATGACAGAAATTGAGCGAATGTACAAATGAGCAAAGCCTaatcatttaataataataataataattgctggggtttatcCCAAATCTACAATGTGATTATAAGAGACggcgaagtggagggctccggaaattttgacttgaccacctggggtcctttaacgtgcacctaaatctaagtacatgggcctctaatctaagtacatgggcctccatcgaaaatgcagccaccgcggccgggattcgatcccgcgacctgtggatCAGCAGTCGCGGACCTTAACCACTtgactaccgtggcgggtaagCCTAATCATTTCACATGCATCAACGGCACTTaataaaaagcaaagaaaaaattctGAGTCGATAATTCTGAGTTTACTTTAAGAAGTAACCGCTAACTAAATTATGGATGCATCATACATCGAATTaccttgtttcttttttagatTACAGTCCACAAATTGCCCATACTTAATTGTAATAACAGATCCAAAAATAGGTGGTATTTAGATTCGGGGACAAGCCTTGCTGACTGTCAACATTCAAGATTATTATTTCACTAAAATATAAGTTCTCCTAAGAAACAAGGGCAGTAAGCTGGTGCCAGACTCGCATAACAGAGGCTCACAAAGAGGCTCCAAAACTTAAAGCCAACATGCCACAAACAACATAACACTGGACAAATGAATAATCACAGGAGAAGCAGATCACTTTACGCAGGACAAAACGAAGCATCACAATAGGCTAAAAACCACTAAATAGGCACTCTGATATATGCTGTACTCCGATTTCAAGTGTATCAACTGTGACAATAAATAACCTGCTTGTAAACTTGCTTCTTACACAATGTGCGATGAGCTGCCACAACACATTTGTTTTTCAAGCAAAAACTAATTATTTTCAGTGCCATAGCTGTTACGCTTTTCATTACTAGGGACAATATAAGCTCTACAATATGAAGGATTTTTTTGCTCTTTGTTTCTGTTATGCAAGATTTTATGCTGTTACGCTAGAAGTTGTTTGTGTATCATTTAAGATACGCTGAGTAGTAGGGGATTGGTCGGAAGTTGCATTCTGCCCCCCACCAAAATGCAGCTGCCATGGCCAGGATTGCACCCACGATCTCGAGCTCAGCGGCATAGCCCTTTAACTACTGGGCTATTATACTTGGTCGAGAACATCATCTCTCTTGACCGGAAATGCGCTGTACTTTCCGCAGTGCTGGGTTGGGGAGTTCACAGATGACTACGTGAAAGTCCAGCATGTTCTCTTATTAGAAAGGTCAACAAGGACAACCAAATATTTACATGCCTCAAATATGGAACTAAACATTGAAGAATTCTATATGGTATATGAAAACAGACATCAGTACAGTTGCAACTGAAGGAGATGACCAGCAGTGAACATGAGCATGTTATATGAGTGACAccatcaaaagaacataaaagcTTTGTGTTAACCAAGAGGAGACACATGTATAGGAATGCCTCCAACTGCCAGTTCTATTATATTCAAGCTTCCTGAAGTTGCTGAAGCACTCTATAGTGGCTTATGTCAGTGAGTGaatgtttgcgtgtgtgtgtgtatgaagTCATGAAATCACGGCTCTAGCAGACACTCGCTGATAACAGCACAATGGTCTATTGCACAATGACACGAGATAGTAAGTTAAACACACTCTTCACTCGTACACTGTACCTATTAATAACAGTCGCAAGTCAACCACGCCTAGGAGGAAGACTGAGACACTCTATATATCTCG harbors:
- the LOC119389986 gene encoding transmembrane protein 120B-A isoform X1 yields the protein MSDSLPLTSCIEEWDQLEKEYCDLEKSYRQYTVLTGELQRSQDECLKALRHHRYRSSQILESLNKIQPASDNEKAQKAELLQKLDAKRMHLDDMGQDLPRSNGIYLQIVLGSVNLFLRDAEKYRYKDEYERFKLKVTMLILVVSILCILMNYRACDAILHFLLVWYYCTLTIRESILAVNGSKIKGWWRLHHFITTAQAGIIIVWPDGIIYGMFRRQFTWYVCFISIIQFWQFYYQQGCLYRLRALGESHNMDITINGFRSWMWRGLSFLLPFLYFAYMFQLYNAYTLYHLSLRPECTEWQVFVSALIFFILFMGNIATTSLVIFHKISGRTIIRRIQKKRSHDHVE
- the LOC119389986 gene encoding ion channel TACAN isoform X2, which produces MSDSLPLTSCIEEWDQLEKEYCDLEKSYRQYTVLTGELQRSQDECLKALRHHRYRSSQILESLNKIQPASDNEKAQKAELLQKLDAKRMHLDDMGQDLPRSNGIYLQIVLGSVNLFLRDAEKYRYKDEYERFKLKVTMLILVVSILCILMNYRACDAILHFLLVWYYCTLTIRESILAVNGSKIKGWWRLHHFITTAQAGIIIVWPDGIIYGMFRRQFTWYVCFISIIQFWQFYYQQGCLYRLRALGESHNMDITINGFRSWMWRGLSFLLPFLYFAYVFVSALIFFILFMGNIATTSLVIFHKISGRTIIRRIQKKRSHDHVE